A single window of Vigna unguiculata cultivar IT97K-499-35 chromosome 1, ASM411807v1, whole genome shotgun sequence DNA harbors:
- the LOC114173782 gene encoding 30S ribosomal protein 2, chloroplastic has protein sequence MASLHSSLLLPPNLLSLTTPSSSPTHILFNLRSSTTHLRPLFTTRRRFRRPFAVAEQATVTEAARRLYVGNIPRTVNNDELAKIVQEHGVVEKAEVMYDKYSGRSRRFAFVTMKTVEDANAVIEKLNGTEIGGREIKVNVTEKPLSGSDLPSFQAEESQFIDSPHKVYVGNLAKTVTTDTLKKFFSEKGKVLSAKVSRVPGTSKSSGYGFVTFSSEEDVEAAISSLNNSSLEGQKIRVNKA, from the exons ATGGCTTCTCTTCACTCTTCTCTTCTATTGCCTCCGAATCTCCTTTCCCTTACTACTCCTTCAAGTTCCCCTACCCACATTCTCTTCAACCTGAGATCCTCCACCACCCACTTGCGACCCCTTTTCACCACACGGCGCCGTTTCCGGAGACCCTTTGCGGTGGCTGAACAGGCCACGGTGACGGAGGCCGCCAGAAGGCTCTACGTTGGAAACATTCCCCGCACTGTCAACAACGATGAGCTCGCCAAGATTGTTCAAGAACATGGCGTTGTTGAGAAAGCTGAG GTTATGTATGATAAATATTCTGGAAGGAGCCGTCGCTTTGCGTTTGTTACAATGAAAACTGTTGAGGACGCAAATGCTGTGATTGAGAAACTTAACGGCACT GAAATTGGAGGGCGTGAGATCAAAGTAAATGTTACCGAAAAACCTTTATCAGGATCAGATTTGCCTTCATTCCAAGCTGAGGAATCTCAATTTATTGACAGTCCCCACAAGGTGTATGTGGGAAATCTAGCCAAGACAGTAACAACTGATACtcttaaaaagtttttttctgAGAAGGGAAAAGTTCTGAGTGCCAAGGTTTCACGGGTTCCTGGTACCTCAAAATCCAGTGGGTATGGTTTTGTTACCTTTTCATCAGAAGAGGATGTAGAAGCTGCAATCTCGTCTCTCAACAATTCT TCATTAGAAGGGCAAAAAATCCGAGTGAACAAGGCATAG